From one Peredibacter starrii genomic stretch:
- a CDS encoding lysophospholipid acyltransferase family protein has translation MRIFARFVLYRLILRPFLSLIIGVKFPKASAFPEGQFILVSNHNSHLDTVSLLCSLPVKRLGDVHPAAAADYFARNKVMATLCEFFLNTVFVRRKGEGGQVLKPLDELDMHVKSGKSLILFPEGTRGLPEQIVDFKCGAAVLLQRNPHVKLVPVFMIGMGKAMPKGGLPIPSECEIRIGTSSIDDSVRSRPVMELTAFIQDEVLRLKEV, from the coding sequence ATGAGAATTTTTGCACGATTTGTTTTATATCGTCTGATTCTTAGACCATTTCTTTCTCTTATTATCGGAGTGAAATTCCCCAAGGCCTCTGCTTTTCCTGAGGGACAATTCATTCTGGTTTCCAATCACAATTCCCATTTGGATACAGTGTCTCTATTGTGTTCGCTTCCAGTGAAGCGCCTGGGAGATGTTCATCCTGCGGCCGCCGCAGATTATTTTGCCCGCAATAAAGTCATGGCGACCCTATGTGAGTTCTTTCTCAATACGGTTTTTGTACGAAGAAAGGGCGAGGGTGGACAAGTACTAAAACCTCTGGATGAACTTGATATGCATGTGAAGAGTGGTAAGTCGCTTATTCTTTTCCCTGAGGGAACTCGTGGACTACCGGAGCAGATCGTAGACTTTAAATGTGGTGCTGCCGTTTTATTGCAAAGAAACCCTCATGTGAAGCTGGTTCCTGTGTTTATGATTGGTATGGGCAAGGCCATGCCTAAGGGTGGGCTTCCAATTCCTTCAGAATGCGAAATCAGAATCGGAACTTCATCAATTGATGATTCGGTGAGAAGTCGTCCTGTGATGGAATTAACGGCATTTATTCAAGACGAAGTTCTTCGTTTAAAGGAAGTATGA
- a CDS encoding response regulator — MLENYQYQDSNNHPSFRDLQSELFPQRRRKIMVIDDDQDFRLSVCELLVDEGFSVTTAKDGETGLNSLIHQPDLPDLILVDLMMPVKSGLEFRREQLQLDEISNIPVMFMTGHGYVDGERCLLKPFDEREFIAEIKKSII, encoded by the coding sequence ATGTTAGAAAATTATCAATATCAGGATTCGAATAATCATCCTTCTTTCAGAGATCTTCAATCGGAACTCTTTCCGCAAAGGCGCAGAAAGATCATGGTCATCGATGATGATCAGGATTTCAGATTATCGGTTTGTGAACTTTTGGTAGATGAGGGGTTCAGCGTTACGACGGCCAAGGACGGTGAGACCGGACTTAATAGTTTGATCCATCAACCTGACCTACCGGATCTAATCCTGGTAGATTTGATGATGCCTGTGAAAAGTGGTTTGGAATTTAGACGCGAACAATTACAACTCGATGAGATTTCCAATATCCCCGTAATGTTTATGACGGGTCATGGTTATGTCGATGGTGAGAGATGTCTTTTGAAGCCATTTGATGAGAGAGAATTTATTGCTGAGATTAAGAAAAGTATTATCTAA
- a CDS encoding protein-glutamine glutaminase family protein: MRFLLLLLVLISLPLMANTQLSTQIHDIDMGAQGNEEPLIFLASGDVVRFKNFDKNVLLQLREAIKKKTWFRVTLNEKREILKLEEIAAPLPTSHEKMLHFSDAPYRPSYLKSMDQARSMFYEARTNHKESQCFNRAHVWAYDWRIKHQLYSSKVWLFFTRKYIRKFKFQWWFHVAPMAHVNINGEMKERVMDIKYARGPIKLKTWTDIFMRDYADCPVVEKYSDHANFPESGTCFVMKSSMYYYQPVDLEQRDLTGIEKSHWMEPEVKQAFLEAMDITL; encoded by the coding sequence ATGCGCTTCTTGCTTCTCCTTCTCGTCCTTATATCGCTGCCCCTCATGGCCAATACTCAGTTATCAACTCAGATACATGATATCGATATGGGTGCTCAGGGCAATGAAGAACCCTTGATCTTCCTTGCTAGTGGTGACGTGGTGAGATTTAAGAACTTCGACAAAAACGTCCTGCTTCAACTTCGTGAAGCGATTAAAAAGAAGACCTGGTTTCGCGTCACCTTAAATGAAAAGAGAGAGATCCTAAAACTGGAAGAGATCGCCGCTCCCTTGCCCACTTCACATGAAAAGATGCTTCATTTCTCAGACGCGCCTTATAGACCTTCCTACTTAAAATCCATGGATCAAGCGCGTTCCATGTTTTATGAGGCCAGAACAAATCATAAAGAATCCCAATGTTTTAATCGCGCCCATGTCTGGGCCTATGACTGGAGAATCAAACACCAACTCTACTCTTCAAAAGTGTGGTTGTTCTTCACGCGTAAGTACATTCGTAAATTTAAATTTCAATGGTGGTTCCACGTGGCACCAATGGCCCACGTCAATATCAATGGCGAAATGAAAGAACGAGTAATGGATATTAAGTATGCCAGAGGCCCGATTAAGTTAAAGACTTGGACCGATATCTTCATGCGCGACTATGCCGATTGTCCGGTGGTTGAGAAATATTCTGATCACGCTAACTTTCCAGAGAGCGGAACATGTTTCGTGATGAAATCCAGCATGTACTATTATCAGCCGGTTGATCTTGAACAAAGGGACCTGACTGGAATTGAAAAATCTCACTGGATGGAACCGGAAGTTAAGCAGGCCTTCCTTGAGGCCATGGACATTACCCTTTAG
- a CDS encoding phosphatidate cytidylyltransferase, with protein sequence MNLETLQSYAEYLTTPVAQVMGGIFAVLIVVTAAFYLARAIKGPTKLIKELIERTLSWWMILTGFTVTIFFSKMFATIALAFLAFVAFRELTSRLNLRMSDRRTLLWCYLAIPFQFFAAYIEWYGMFIIFIPVIMFVGLAMRSVAHGDVKGITASLGIIHWSAMLTIFSLSHLAYMLSLPEKAGYAAGNGGMILWLVLITECNDIFQFTWGKLFGKHKILPSVSPNKTVEGFVGGLISTVALGYSLSFLLPIDSTKTMILSILLAFSGFMGDVTISAIKRDLGIKDMGSTIPGHGGIMDRIDSLAFNALICFHLIRYWSYL encoded by the coding sequence ATGAACTTAGAAACACTTCAATCTTATGCAGAATATTTAACTACTCCTGTGGCCCAGGTCATGGGGGGAATTTTTGCGGTTCTAATTGTTGTGACCGCTGCTTTCTATCTGGCACGAGCGATCAAAGGACCAACGAAACTCATCAAAGAATTAATCGAGCGAACTCTCTCGTGGTGGATGATCCTGACGGGCTTTACGGTCACCATTTTCTTCTCAAAAATGTTCGCCACCATCGCCCTTGCATTCCTTGCCTTTGTGGCCTTCAGAGAACTCACAAGTCGTCTCAATTTAAGAATGTCAGATCGTAGAACACTTCTTTGGTGTTATCTCGCAATTCCGTTTCAGTTCTTCGCCGCTTACATCGAGTGGTATGGAATGTTCATTATCTTTATTCCGGTGATTATGTTCGTGGGTCTTGCCATGAGAAGTGTGGCCCATGGAGATGTTAAGGGTATCACGGCCTCACTGGGGATCATCCACTGGTCGGCAATGCTTACGATCTTTTCACTTTCTCATCTTGCTTACATGCTTTCACTTCCGGAGAAGGCAGGATATGCGGCCGGGAACGGTGGGATGATTTTGTGGCTGGTTCTAATCACCGAATGTAATGATATCTTCCAATTCACTTGGGGAAAACTCTTCGGAAAACACAAAATTCTTCCAAGTGTGAGTCCAAATAAAACGGTTGAAGGTTTTGTGGGCGGCCTCATTTCTACCGTGGCACTGGGATATTCACTGTCTTTTCTTCTACCCATTGATTCAACTAAAACGATGATTCTATCAATCTTACTCGCGTTCTCTGGCTTCATGGGAGACGTAACGATCTCTGCCATTAAACGCGATCTAGGGATTAAAGACATGGGGTCAACGATTCCGGGTCATGGTGGGATCATGGACCGAATTGATTCATTGGCCTTCAACGCTCTCATTTGTTTTCACTTAATCAGATACTGGAGTTATCTATGA
- a CDS encoding DMT family transporter gives MSNQTWPIILNFIASLLGAVGQWLYKLGAKDLKEIPIYKNLPFLGGMFSFLIVMGLFMVAFRLGGRISVTFPVYALTFVWGTMIGVFVDKEPFNSMQALGVGLVFVGVAIVGGMATR, from the coding sequence ATGAGCAATCAAACCTGGCCCATCATTTTAAACTTTATTGCTTCCTTGTTGGGAGCGGTAGGGCAGTGGCTCTATAAGCTTGGCGCTAAAGACCTTAAAGAGATACCGATATATAAAAACCTTCCTTTTTTAGGTGGCATGTTTTCCTTTCTCATTGTGATGGGGCTATTTATGGTGGCCTTCCGTCTTGGTGGAAGAATTTCAGTGACCTTTCCAGTTTATGCTTTGACTTTCGTCTGGGGCACTATGATTGGCGTGTTCGTTGATAAGGAACCATTCAATTCCATGCAGGCCCTTGGTGTGGGCCTGGTGTTTGTTGGTGTGGCAATTGTTGGTGGAATGGCAACGCGCTAG
- a CDS encoding gluzincin family metallopeptidase, protein MKKTKKLLPLVVLITLSQAASALELPVVSKYSEAEQAQIWVKAKADQVPAALMGNEVVGDPTYAYSKTFPKSFLQESMFVVCYQDCNNKDTLKLKNGEISNKDDWNVIEQANVYFWVNRYFDFVESKLNFRLDKHLRVMTNRDVREDGKKLTNNAFFNPQDTTLSFLPANKNLLFKLMAGKINRSGFDPSVIAHEASHYLFQHLYPNAVNDEISGLNEGFADYIANIFLDNPKIGMVMLQGKPLRDASSMVASNRTPKVYSPGMEVHDLGERVSYALWETRKLTQNKEEYDRLVIDAVLDLNKNPYNAVHDFKEKMLARIETLLDSSAMSEARATWNLSLEGKAIKLANTNFLSSSIPSQSYIGFKVRETLTEEMAKTYGVARVHENNFSLLKTVKISDTQFAILAAKESEDVSTPYWIALDAERGNYLGFYSLDKKLVTDHKETEEVSRLAKMAAQSSSLAQDFVSKLVNFVQLKDNKGQLAMAYKLKSLTEKDATLTFNGERLSGKAVEMEVKRKMLVAILGVPAVDKITLYTVPTLIDSLPQLNGQTVIGYKLQLPDGTETEMSLDKYVSKK, encoded by the coding sequence ATGAAAAAAACAAAAAAATTATTACCCCTAGTAGTACTTATTACTCTTTCCCAGGCAGCTTCGGCCCTCGAGCTACCGGTCGTCAGCAAATATTCTGAGGCCGAGCAAGCGCAAATCTGGGTAAAGGCCAAAGCAGATCAGGTTCCTGCTGCACTCATGGGCAACGAAGTAGTTGGCGATCCTACATATGCCTATTCAAAAACTTTCCCGAAAAGCTTCCTACAAGAAAGCATGTTCGTGGTTTGTTACCAGGACTGTAATAACAAAGACACCCTTAAACTTAAAAACGGCGAGATCTCAAATAAGGACGATTGGAACGTTATTGAACAGGCCAACGTTTATTTCTGGGTAAATCGCTACTTTGATTTTGTTGAATCAAAACTTAACTTCCGTCTGGATAAGCATCTGCGAGTGATGACTAACCGAGATGTACGTGAAGATGGTAAGAAGCTTACTAACAACGCTTTCTTTAATCCTCAGGACACAACACTTTCTTTCCTGCCAGCGAACAAGAACTTATTGTTTAAGCTTATGGCCGGAAAAATTAACCGAAGCGGTTTCGATCCATCGGTAATTGCTCACGAGGCCTCTCACTATTTGTTCCAGCACTTATATCCAAATGCAGTGAACGATGAGATCAGCGGTCTAAATGAAGGTTTCGCTGACTATATCGCCAACATCTTCCTTGATAACCCGAAAATCGGTATGGTGATGCTACAAGGTAAGCCTCTAAGAGACGCTTCAAGCATGGTGGCCAGTAACAGAACTCCGAAAGTTTACTCTCCAGGTATGGAAGTCCATGACCTAGGGGAACGAGTTTCATACGCTCTTTGGGAAACTCGTAAGCTGACACAAAATAAAGAAGAATACGATCGTCTGGTAATCGATGCGGTATTGGATCTTAATAAGAATCCATACAACGCAGTTCATGACTTCAAAGAAAAGATGCTTGCTCGTATTGAAACACTTCTGGATTCAAGTGCCATGTCCGAGGCCCGTGCGACCTGGAACCTGTCCCTTGAAGGAAAAGCAATTAAACTTGCTAACACAAATTTCCTATCAAGCTCAATTCCATCTCAGTCTTACATCGGTTTCAAAGTTCGTGAAACTCTGACTGAGGAAATGGCAAAGACTTATGGAGTGGCAAGAGTTCATGAAAATAACTTCAGTCTCCTAAAGACGGTGAAGATTTCTGATACTCAATTTGCGATCCTGGCAGCGAAAGAATCAGAAGATGTATCGACTCCATACTGGATTGCTCTTGATGCTGAACGTGGTAACTACCTTGGTTTTTACTCTTTAGATAAGAAGCTTGTAACAGACCATAAAGAAACAGAAGAAGTTTCTCGCCTTGCGAAGATGGCCGCTCAATCTTCTTCTCTGGCACAAGACTTCGTCTCGAAGCTCGTTAACTTTGTTCAGCTGAAAGATAACAAGGGCCAGCTTGCAATGGCCTACAAACTAAAATCTCTAACGGAGAAAGACGCTACTTTAACATTTAACGGCGAGCGCTTATCTGGTAAGGCAGTTGAGATGGAAGTTAAGCGTAAAATGCTGGTAGCAATTCTAGGTGTACCTGCAGTAGATAAGATCACTCTTTATACTGTTCCTACACTGATCGATAGTCTTCCTCAGCTCAATGGCCAGACTGTGATCGGTTATAAGCTTCAACTACCAGATGGTACTGAAACAGAGATGTCTCTGGATAAATACGTTTCTAAAAAGTAA
- a CDS encoding CDP-alcohol phosphatidyltransferase family protein, with product MEKQTARRPLKSRQTAWAKTLSRMIAQAGISPNMISFMSMVFAALSLGSALIGAKTGERMYPILAALFIQMRLICNLMDGMVAVEFGKKSKTGDLWNDVPDRFADVAIILGAGYLSQQYPFAIELAWANGTLAVMTAYLRVLGASLASPHYYIGPMAKPHRMAILTAAFIGEAIYPGGALLYGALIIMVVGQVVTCGRRLSRITVDLENT from the coding sequence ATGGAAAAACAAACAGCAAGACGTCCTCTTAAGAGTCGTCAAACCGCATGGGCCAAAACTCTCTCTCGAATGATCGCTCAGGCGGGTATATCACCTAATATGATTTCTTTTATGAGTATGGTGTTCGCCGCACTTTCTCTGGGGTCGGCTCTTATTGGAGCTAAAACCGGGGAGCGGATGTATCCCATCTTGGCGGCCCTTTTTATTCAGATGAGGCTCATTTGTAATCTCATGGATGGAATGGTGGCGGTTGAATTTGGAAAAAAATCCAAGACCGGGGATCTCTGGAATGATGTGCCTGACCGCTTTGCGGATGTGGCGATTATTTTGGGAGCAGGTTACTTGTCACAACAATATCCTTTCGCCATTGAGCTCGCCTGGGCAAATGGAACTCTCGCTGTCATGACAGCTTATCTTCGCGTGCTGGGCGCATCCCTGGCCTCTCCTCACTACTATATTGGACCAATGGCCAAGCCTCATCGTATGGCCATTCTCACGGCAGCTTTTATCGGTGAGGCCATTTATCCCGGAGGCGCACTCCTTTATGGTGCACTCATCATCATGGTGGTGGGTCAGGTCGTAACATGCGGCCGTCGTTTAAGTCGCATTACTGTTGATTTGGAAAATACATGA